The stretch of DNA CTTTCCAGTGTAGCCCAGCTTAGACTGAATGTTACTCCTCAGTAAAAACTGATTTGGTTTTTGTAgtgtgttttcctctttctgctttGCACCAACCCCAGCCCTGACTGGCAGCTTTGGCACTaccagcagagagctggagcagacCTGGGCTTTCCTGGGAGTGCTTTTACAGTCCCTGGGGTCACACAGCAgcttggctgctgctccttggaCACCTGGGCCTTGCTGGCAGTCAGGCAGTGCCTTGTATCACACTCAATAAATGCATTAGGCATGAAGTAGTTGTCCATAAAGGGCTGACACTCGCTTATAGAATCTACAGgaccaaaataaaaccacctAGCACAACTGACTGGTGAAAGACAAACCTGACAGAACAGCCCAGCAGGCTAAAGAGTGATGAAACAGCCCAGGTGTTACCATTCAGGATGGAATTGTTTAAAATGTTGGAATTCTTTTAGTTTTGCatgaaattatgattttttttcccccacagtgTTACAGTGTGAAAGTTGATTCTTGGGTGTAAGATTGACTTGGATTCTTGCAGTATAACTGTAGAGGACATTAAAATGTGTCAGGCTTCCTCACTAGTctgaaataataactttttCAGGATATTGTTTTTCTTACTCCAAGTGTTGCTGGTGATGGTTTctggaaaagcaagcaaacaaacaaaaaccaaaaatgaaaccaaaccattttctaaatgttttgCTTCAAATCACAAACACCTCACTAAGTTTCTTCTGTAGTTGTGAAGTTTCTGTTGAGGAGGGTTTCCCATTCTGAATTCAAATCAATAGACCAAACCATCAGATTACAACATAATGTTGCTTTCTTGTGCTGCTCCATAAACCTGCTTCTGTGTTTGTTGCAAGCATAACCTTTATGCTTTTGTTTACATTGTAGGAAACACAGTTCTAgcaatgaggtttttttcatttaactctaaacatctttttattttgttaattttaagaTTACTAGGTTTTGCTATGTTatgtttttaaagatattttttgcATACTGCTGCTCATATTtcaataaacaaaacaaaaaccccacagattcTTCTGATTTCCTTTATCTGTAACTCTGTCTCGAGTATTTGTTTGCAAGGGTTAATTTATCACGTGTAACTTGCTTCTGATGTCTCTCCATGTCCGTATTCCTCCTCACACAAAGGTGATCCTATCATTTTTTAAGTacttttctgtagctttttgGTGACGTAAAAGCTGCTGTGCTCTCAGAAGCAGAGacttaaattatttcattatttcaggaAATGTGAGAAGAAAGATGGGTCCCCAAAATGTCAACAAACGCAGTGTTCAGGCAGAGCAACGGGATGGGCAAGCTCCCAGTTGTGGGATGCTctcagaggaggatggagcTGGTGGCTTCTCCCTGCGAACTCCGCATGGGCACAGCTGCATTCAGAACCATCCACAACTAAGAGGGTGAAGCCAACAGAATGAAATGTCACAATGATAATAATCCATTGAAAGGGTGACATTGGCTTCAGAGCATCTCACTGCTTTCAGGTGGAAGTGAAAAGTTGCTCTGACCCAGGGGGAGAGTTAGAACCTTCTTCAACAGTTCGCTGCTCCTGATTCAGCAGAGCCCTTAGCCATGGATGTGAAGAGTACAGATGCTCCTCGAAGTGTTACAGGAGCTGCTCATCTTTAGAAAGCAAAGCCAATAATTAAGAATTTCTCTGAATGAGGATCACTGTGCTCCTCACAGCCTCGTGCCCCGGATTCCTGGTGTTCCACTCATCCTTCGTGCTGCAGTGCATTGACTTCCAGGCTGCCTGGAGGGAAAGCCATCAGGAgggggaggctgctgcagggctgtgttcaGAGGCTTTTAAAAGGCACTTTGAGAAAGTGGGATTTGGTTAAAGGTGCAGGGAATGGTGTTTGTGTCAGGGGCAGGATTGTGACTGGCAGAGGGTGAGGGAAAGGGTTGGAGAATCCAGGTGGGACCCCACACACGTCATACATTTAATAAAACAGTTCCAGCAAGTGAAGCAATGCCTGTCAATCCCTCCCTGGTGTGCTTGTGGTTGGGAAGTGGATTTTTTGGTCAGCTTGAATTCTGAGCCTGGTGAAACAATGTTTTCTACACATAGGTTTTGTACTTCAGCTAAAATTGTGGTGGTGCCTCACCTTTGAAAGTGCTCAAAGCCAGATTGGAAGGGGCTTGGAGCGCCTGGCATTGGAAAAggaccctgcccatggcaggggtgttggtactggatgatctttaaggtcctttccaaccccaaCTGTCCAGGGATTCTACAATTCTGAATATCACTAATAGAACTTTCTTCTGCAATAGAAATCTCGGATATTGATGAGGGCAACAGAGGGCATGGATAAAAGCATTCCCAGAAAATCAGTTAACACTCTCAGCATGACAGGTTCTTCTCTAGTATTACTCCATCCAGGCTGTGGAGGAAAAAGATTATTCTGGAGCTATGCTCAAGTGTTTAAATAAAGAGAGCAAAGCTACAACGTGTGCTCTGTCAGGTTCCGAGGCTTTTGCCAGCAGAAATTCTAGACCAAACTCATGGCTGGTAGCTGAAAACAAGCTGtcattacttaaaaataaataagatgcCTGGTTTGATAAAACTTGATTTATTCAAAAAGGGCTGAGAGAAGTACACTTGCATTTATTGTTGCTTTCTGCATTAGAGTAACTACTTGAAATTACACCAGTTAAATTTGGTTCAGAGGAAATATTGGCCACATATCAaggaataaaatattgaaatctGTTATGTAGTAGTTCAGCTTATTtgagcaaaataaaacatggTAACAAAGACAATGACATGGAAGTGTTATGAACTGTGCAATTTTtgggtaaaaaaaagaaaaagcttgcAAACAGACTTCCATATATACACATTTTGTCTGTGTTCTCGAGTGCAAGCCTGCGTGTGTAATGGCATTGTAAAATCTCCTCATTTGGATGGAATAAGTtatgtacacatatatacacacagctgctctggtgtACTCTGCAGGTCAAGAACAAGGTTAGGAGCAGCATCTGACACCACTTTGAACCCCATTTCAGATGATCCAATAcccaaaactgcagcaaaaataGGATTTAGGACTGTGTTTCTGGATAGCTGCAATTCTCCTGTATGTTGAGCTAGTTgattaagaaagaaagaaagaaagaaagcctTTTGCCCACTTTTTGTGGGAATTATGGACACTCTTTCATGCAGCTTGATCTGGCATTGTGCTGTAACTGCAAATTTACAAGAAATCAGCATCTACAAAATAGCTTGTCAGCTACCAGTGTTAAGCagaagggttttttgttttaattttagaacAAAATCAGATAGTCAGTAATTTGAAATGATGGGGGTTACCAGTGACCAGTGTTGAATCAAGCTGTTGCCATATTGATAATTCATGCTTCTAATTGGGCTAGGTTTAGATGAAGAGCAGAGAGTGGGGATACTGTACAGTAAAGAAACTGCTCCTATAAAGCTGTTTTTTATGGCTTTCAGAACTTACCCACTTTGTGTGGCAAACTTGGAGCACTCTGCTCACCCTTTTCACTAGTTTGcataatattaaatatattcatTTCCTTTCCCCACTTCTCCCCATCCTGATTATTTTGGTTTCATGCTGTGGcaaataatttcctttgcaGCTATGAAAgttgaaaataaattcagtagGTAATAAGTGTTTCACATAAGTAGTAACTTAAGACTTGATCGATGACGCATTCAAACATCAAAAACACCCTTAAGAGAATGACAATCAAAAGcctaaataaacatttttcattttctcctcctgcctggcaggcCTCCCACGGCATCACCATGCAGTTCCCGCAGCAGTTGGGAGGAACAGGTCTGGAAAGTAAACTCATCTCAGTGTGGAGCTGCTAGGTAAAtacactgggtttttttacatttgatGCTTGGTTTTATAAGCATGGGGGAACAAGCTCCACCAGATGCCTGAATCAGAGATTGTTGTTAATACAATTATCCTGGACACTCAATGAGTGGATGATGACATTTGCATACACACAGAGCTTAATCTGGAATCATGGGGCAATTTTTTGCAGAAACTGTATAAATGTGCTAAAGCATTCTCTTCAGTTCAGAACAGAGCTTTTTATTTACAGCTACTCAAGTTGGCATACAGCATAATTTTCAGCAATCTCCTCCTGCCCATGACTCTAAAGGGGGTCACATCCATGCACTGGCACATGGCACTAACTCCTTATTGCACGGGGTTTGTggtgcctgctcctgctggaatgAGAAGTGTCAGACAGCTTGTGTCCTCCACGGGTTCCTCGCCTCCCTGAGCGATCTGTCGTAAGGAAGAGTAGcaaaaaaagagtttttcagCTGGCAGTTTATGAAGAACACAATGAATGTCACAGtcaagaacagaaagaaaaacagaatgatGTAAGTCACCAGGTCTGGCTTAtttatttccccttcttttAACACCCTGGCTGTCGACATGTAGAGAGCGGAGGAGCTCACGGGTCTCGGGGTGCTGCTCAGGTAGGGCGTGTTGGTCTGAATCATTAGGTGAGCTTCAGTGGCACTGGTTGAATTGAGCAATTCACTATACATGTTCTTGCTTAAATTTCCCCCACAGCAGAAGTAAAAACAGGAGGGCAAATGCAGTCAGTCTTTGGCATAGGAAAGAAATAACGTTCCTGCTTGTAAAAGGCTGCAACCCGGCCGCATGTTGTctaaaacaaattaattcacTCGCATGGCTCAATGACtttcttttaaatcttcttGGCTCATATTTACAGCATTTATCCACAAATATTAGTCAAAAGTGATACAGGTACCTCGTGTCCTGGCCCTTGTTACCCCAGCACGCCTCGCTGGGGGAGATGCGCTGGCTCATCTGCTGCTCGGCCGGGATGCGCCGGGAGCTCCGGGGATGCGCCGGGAGCTCCGGGGATGTGCCGGGAGCTCCGGGGATGTGCCGGGAGCTCTGGGATGTGCCGGGAGCTCCGGGGATGTGCCGGGAGCTCCGGGGATGTGCCGGGAGCTCTGGGGATGCGCCGGGAGCTCCGGGGATGTGCCGGGAGCTCCGGGGATGCGCCGGGAGCTCCGGGGATGTGCCGGGAGCTCTGGGATGTGCCGGGAGCTCCGGGGATGTGCCGGGAGCTCCGGGGATGTGCCGGGAGCTCCGGGATGTGCCGGGAGCTCCGGGGATGTGCCGGGAGCTCTGGGGATGTGCCGGGAGCTCCGGGATGTGCCGGGAGCTCTGGGGATGTGCCGGGAGCTCTGGGGATGCGCCGGGAGCTCTCGGGATGCTCCGGGAGCCCCGAGAAGTGCCGGGAGCCCCGGGGATGTGCCGGTAGCCCCGTGCCACCGCTCCACCTGCACGGGCTGAGGAAAAGCTCCTCCAGCGCTGGCCCCGGGCAGGGAGCGGCCGCGGCTCGGGCTGGCAGCGCTCAGTGTCCGTCAAGGAGGGGCACCGTGGGTTTCCAGCTGGCTTTCAGAAGTGGGATGCGCACAAAGCCGGGGTTAAAGGCATCCGCGTGGAGAGGCAGGCGCTGCCTGGAGATCGTGCCGGGTTTGCCGTCGCGGCTCTCTGCCTCGGGAGGCTCCGCGCTGCTGAAATCCCGGGGAAGCATTAGTTGACTTTTTTAATCCCACTTACCGGCGCTCTCTGGAGCCGGTGTTAAAACGCTGAGCTTTCTGCTTGAGATTTCCTGGCACTCCTTTCATCGgtctgagaaaaataaattaaaaaaaaaaaaattaaaaaagagcaATGTCCCTTTGTTCGagaaagaaacaccaaaaaagCTTCCCTGGAAGGGGCTCGGGGCAGTTTTTGGGAGCCTCCTCCTGCGCTGGGctgagccgggccggggctgtgcgggCTCTGTGGCCCCGCGGGAAGGGCAGAGCTGCGcggagctgccacagccccgccgcccgcctGGCACTGACACCGCgccaaagaggaaaaacagggagagaTCTTCGGAGAAATTCCCGTGAGTGCCTGAGGCTCCGGCTGGAGGTTTTGAGCTGGGGGAGGGTAGCAGAGAATgggacaaaaaagaagaaaattgcctcaaaacctttctttcttcctcagtCCTTTATTGTTTAAATCTAGAGCAATcaatatcttttctttttttcttttttttttttttcttctttttacttCTCTGTGATCCCCAGCACCCTCTCCAGCCTGACAATTAGCAtgttaattcttttttattttttcagcaaatTGCTTTATGCTGCTATTAGCTCCTGGCTGCTTGCCAGCTTGCTTTCACAATCTCCCATGCATCAGATAAGCGCTgttaatacttttattttaacgCCTTGCAACTTGAAAAACgggcaggggacagagctggaggcaaGAGGAGCCAGGAAGAGTAactgggcagaggagagcaccatctccagccccagggtgctGATCCCAGCAAATGCCAAAGCTGCTTATGATGAGCTGTTGCAGCCAACAGTGCCAGTGGTTAAACATTTCACTTAGCATAATAAATGTTTCTGCTGAGACAGAGTGAATGAAGAGAAGAGAAATCTTCTGGTCAGCTGGATTTGAATAAAATCAAATCAACACCCTCTGAGGCCCTGGTCAGCATGTCCCTTATGTCCTGCCAAGCTCCAGGTGCTCCAGTTAAACCTCTTGTGCctccagcagctttgctggggTGGTAGAAAGCTGACACAACTCTGCCACATTCTTGTTCACatcctcctgcacccatcctcaGAAAAGCCATTACTTGTGTGTTTACTTACGAGCCCTGGGGACCCTTTCATCCAGGAGGAGATCTTCCTCTGTGGAAGGTTTTCTTGATTTttgttcctctctctctctctttcccccctttttcaGCCCAAGTGCTCTGACTGCCTCGTGCTGCCCTccagggtggtggtggggacttttcctgctgcccccagctcctcctggagcccGTGGAGCCACTGGAGTCACACCTGTTTGCTCTGCGGGTTCAAAGACACCGAGAGACGGGGCTGGGAAAATCACCAGAGCCACTGAGTTTGCAAGAGTCGTGTTGCAATGTCTCCTTTCATGTCTGCTTCAAAGAGGGCagtctgtgagcagcagcacggCGAGGCTGAATCTTCCCAGCACCATCccatctccagctctctcctctctgaacCGTTTTTGAGTTTAACAAAGCTTTAtatccttttttatttacttcctTTATTGTTTTTGTTAACATATAGGAAAAACAAGAAGGCTTCTGGGGCTGAATCCTACTAATAGTGTGCACAGCCTTAATGTTTTACACACAGGTTCTCTGCCAGTGTTACCAGCTCTGTAATAGGGGGAGATACTCCAAAGGTGCATAGGGATGTTATGGTCACTGATGCATTTCCTCCCTGCACAGAGGTGTGGTGCAGAGGAAagggctctgccaggggctctgcacacacagggagcCCCTCTGAGCATCCTCTTTGCGCCCCTCTTCACAGGCATGCATGCACAACCAGAATcttcatttcttcccttttgctCCTCCAAGATGCTCTCTCCCATTTTTGGGAGATCCCTGCCTCGGGGGTGCTGTGgtccagctccagggctggggctgaggatTGTTCCCAGTGGTCACAGTGCAGCTGTGGGGATAAATCCTTGGGGTGTTTTACAGGCGCTTTGTGAGCACACAGGGAGTTCAGAACTCCTCCTGCTTTTTGGCTGGTGCTCATACAGAAGATGATGAGAAGCCTTGCAATACATCAGATATATTTTCTGTGACACTGTATCCAGGCTTAATCTTAAAACAGCTAAATTACCATAAATAACACCTTAATTGCAAAAATAAGAGTTGATCCTTTCCCTTTGTTCTCCTTAATTTGGAAGAGCATTTAAAGTCCTCAGCTCCTTGTAATTTTTCCTCATTAACTGATTCCTTATTTAGTAGTTTCACTGGATCTGTTTCTtggtttttcagatttttttaattctttcccGAGGCTGCCAGCATTTAATGGCTTATTTTGTTAGTTTTTATGTGCACTGGCAGTAGCACTGCAAGGACAAACACAGAGCCTCTGACACTGGCTAGAGTTTAATGATAATAAACCTTGGAATGTTGCAACTTCCTGTCCCATTTAGAAACTGGGTCAGCATCACTGGCCCTGGTGGGGACAATCCTGGGGCTGGAAATgcttctgcctcctcctgtgccCCCCCATCTCTGGGTTTGTCTGCCTCAGCTACATCCAAGAGCAAGAAATTTTGTTCAGATGTGTTGGAGACCCAGCAGAACTTAAGGAATTGGTTGATGGTTGTGGTGACTGTGTGGCAGTTCTGGTCCAAGGTGTGAAATAAATAATGGCATAAACTgtccagagctggcaggagggagaacagagcctgtgacCCTCAGTCCCatccactgctgctctccaggctggcaggaCAAAATCCCTTTTGCTTTAACAACCCTCCAGGGGAGCTCCCACCAAGCACAGCACAGATCTTAGCAGGTGGGATTTGCTGGGCGTTCATCCACACTCTGGGAGGCTGGAGcctctccccagctccagcctggtaAATAATGCATGATCTCTCTCTCATGTGCTTACGCAACCCCTGCCACGATAAATACCAACCCAGggaaatgaaagtggaaagaaacattATCTTTCTCTGTAATGCAACCATTTACAATCTGTGTTATGAtccttctgctctgcagagtgAGCAGCAGTCAGGGGGATGTTTCTATTAGCAGACCAGAATGCAACAAATCACAGGCTGTAACTTTCCAGTGCTGCATAAAAGCAACTTAAAACCACataaaggacagaaaataaaaataatatacaaggattatttccttttctgttcacTCTAAAGGCAAATACTTATTTCCAGGTGCCTGAGATTCAGATATTTAGGAACATATTTTCAAGTGCAGGGTCATAAAACATAGCACTAAACACCTAATGAGGACATCTTGCCTTTGGTTCTTAAATATGGGGCAGGATGCCTAAAGAAATTGGCTTAAGTGCAGAGAAGccttgaaaatgttttgtttcagaagAGCTTGTGTGTGTTATTTCAAATTAACTTCTTCCTTTAGGTTTCTCAGGACACGTTTGCACCAGCTAAAGGAGGAGCATTTAGGAAGTTTCCAGAGAAGTCTGAGGCAGTGGGgctggaactgggtgatcttaAGGTGgcttctaacccaaaccattctgtgattctataaaaGGGAGCCTGTGTGCATTTGGTCAGTGCTGCATACAGATCCTTtgttcttctccaggctgggaggagcCTTGTGGTTCATCCAGGCCCTGGGTGGGCAGTGAGCACCACACACCCCCTGCCATCCCTGTAAGCTTtgcccctgctccagtggaGGTAGGGAAAGGACTCTGGCTGTCGCTGGAGTGGTGGGAGcatcccagccccctgccctgccttcaCTGgtccagcactgcaggagctccaCGCAGCTTCCagggggctctgcagggtgaAAAGCTTCACCCTTGGTGAAAGGTTGTGTGTGGTCATGCATGGATTCCCTGGGTCCTGACAAAAATTGTAATCTCCTCTGTGCAGTCACCTTCTCGGTGCGTTCAGAGGCAAAGCAGAGCTTGAGAGTTTCATACAGCCAGGAGATGTGGGTGGGCATCCAGTGACACTCCTGGGGATGCAGCTTCCACACACGTAGAACACGAGCAGAAGGGTGCtctggaaggaaaagcaaaaggtttaATTGTAGAGGAAGGTTGTCTTTGGTGTCTCCTTTACACTTGAACTGATCTCGAGTGGAACAGCGCTGGTTTGTCAGCTGAGCTGGAACAAAGGGGGCCATGGATGCTGTGCTGGGCCCTGCAGAgaacagctctggcagcagaaaAGCTTCACCAGGGTCAGGGTGGCAGCTCCGTGCTCAGAtggacacagcagtgctgctctggctgcctgcATGTGCTGCCTCAGGACCACGACAGCACAAGGACActcccggggctgctcctgccccagcctggggctctcCTGGACAGGGAGGCACATCCAAGCACAGGGGGTGCAGTAACAAGGCTGTGTGCTGTTCACTGGGGCTGTATTCCCAGCGTTTAACCCCACTCACTGGGGGCTGAATTTTAGCCAAGAAAAGAAGGGATGAAGGGTTACAACTCACTACAAGGTTTCACTTTTGAACACGGTTTGCTTCTGGTGTTAGCAGTCTCTCACCAACTTGCAACATGGATAAAAGGCAGTGTCAGTCCCAGCCTGAACAGATACTCTGGGGATCAGAAGGAGATTTGAGCAAGCTGTGGAAAATTGTgcttctcatctctctcctATTCATGTCTCTTCTCAAAAGGATTAGAAGCAGGCTGCTGTACAAAACACATCCCACCTGTGTGTGTgaccctgctcctgcctgttccACTGGAATGCTGCAAAACTTCCTATTTAACTGTAATGTTAACTTCACTGTAGGGAATTCAGATCAGGAGTGGCTGGGGGTCTCAGCATCTCTTGAAAAAGTGCTGAACTCTCAGGTAGAAATCCTCTGGTATCACCCTCCTCCCTACACTAATTTTGCCAGTATCAGGTATTTGGGATGAGCCAAGGATTGTTTGTGAAGCTTCACAGATCATCACAGGGTTGTAATTACCAGAATCTCTCTTTATTTATGGCCTCTTGATGGTACAACTCACCAGTCTGGGGTCAGGAACgtttcctcctctcttcccaaGCCCTGGGCAGGCTCTGTCAGTGgtgggcagctgtggctgtgtctgtCAGGCAGCAGGGATCAGCCTGAGGGGATGGGGtccctcttcctctctgggTATTgatttttgctctgtttttcttaGGGTTGATATTAATTGTAAATTCTGAGGGGAGTCAACACCAAGTAATAAGGTGAGTTATTAAACTGGGGTGATCCTAGACATACAGATGGAAGGATTTTTTACAGACCAGGGGTGTTCCTGCCTCCCTGCATGCATGCCAAGCCTGGATATCTCTGGTCATCTTCTGTGCAACAAGATGCctattttgcaatattttagTTTTCAAACTCCTTCTTAGTTTGAAAAACAGACTTAGTAATACTTCCTTActctgcagggatccagggattaATCAATA from Prinia subflava isolate CZ2003 ecotype Zambia chromosome 16, Cam_Psub_1.2, whole genome shotgun sequence encodes:
- the SMIM32 gene encoding small integral membrane protein 32, which encodes MYSELLNSTSATEAHLMIQTNTPYLSSTPRPVSSSALYMSTARVLKEGEINKPDLVTYIILFFFLFLTVTFIVFFINCQLKNSFFATLPYDRSLREARNPWRTQAV